The DNA segment AAGACTTAAAACAACAAGACAAATATAGGCAAGAAATACATTGCTACTTGCATGTGTAAGGTACTGGATTCTTGAATTGAGAATCAATGTCAGTCCTCATTTCCAACATCACATCGAAAAAGTGTGGCAGAAAAATGAGTCACCTTCAATATGAAGGATGCAAGTTGTGTATACTGATGACACTCCCAAAGATATGACAGTATTGCGAAAGGGAGGCCAGTATACAGAGTGGACTTTCTCACAAAGTCAAACACTCAAGAGTTATCAGATGACCCTTCAGATGTTTGGGAACAGCACAATATTCTGGCTTCATCAAGGCACTTGCAAAGAGCTGTCCTTGACACGACAGAATCCCCACAAGGTGTTAACCATTGATGATGGTGTGGGGTTTTGGTCAGGCAGCATTTTGTACTGAGAATCTGAGCGTGATGCCTTGGTCACAAACAAGATCACTCATAACATGAGGACTGCAAAGCCAGATTTGCTTAAACTTTCCCCAAATCATGCTTTCTTACAAATCATGTTTGAAAAGAAAGACTTCATTTAAAATCTTGATTCTCCCGAGTTATAATTCATTCACCTTTCTCCAATACCACCCAACACCCCTaaagtttgtttggtttttctccGCAAGAATACATAAGATGGAATCTCTCCTCCACCTCTACACATTATTTCCTTAGGAGAGAACTGTAAAaccaacttaaaaatacaaagtaaccTTACATTTTTCTCACCACAGCAAAATACCAGACCTCCCGCTCCTCCTCTGATGAGCTGCAGAGCCCTTTGTGTGCACTTTTTAGACATTCCTCATACCATTAACACAGCTTCCCATCACCATCAGCTGTCCTTTCTCAACCTTTCCTTGCCCAACATGAAAGCGAGTGaattgagagggaaggagaaagggcatTGGAACAGTATTGCTTTTACAAAAATAGGGTTCCGGGCTGTTACTTGATCCTCCAAAGCAAAATTGGGCAGTATCATCGTAGAGACCCCAACACTAAATTCTCAAGTGGCTATCTTTTTGTAGCCAGGTCTCGGAAGCTCAAAACTAAACCTACTGAAGGAAAGTAGCCAAGACTTCCTAATATTGAGCAATATAGACCTAGAATTACATGGGAAATATGCCAGGTCAGAGCCAGTCACCAAGGTTACTTAATCATCGGTAAGAGGCCAAGTTCTCCATTctcccccagctctgccattctGGGAAGAGCCCACTGGCCAGCCTCGGACTGCCAAAAATGGATGACTCCGACTCAgtcttggggggcacctggtggaATGCACAGTCCTGAGGTGCCATCTGTGTCTGCACTCCGTCAGGTTTCCATTGCACATGGACAATTCTATAATTCTGACCCTCGTTGTTGTCCCAGAAGACCTGCCCATTAGCATGGTAAGAAATGCAGAACTCAATTTTCTCCTCAGTTGGAATGATGGAGGGTAAGTCAATGGCAAACGAGAAGGTGTCACTATCTGAGCCACCATACACATTTTTCATGTAGACACAGTCCACATCAGTGTAGCTCTTCCAGGTATCAAAAGTGATACGAATCTGAACCTTCTTCTCAAAGCTCATGTTTTTCACTTTCACAGTCCCAGCCACTGTTCGCTCTTGCAAAGAGCAGTTCTCCAGACAGACAAAATTCTTCTGAAAGTGGTTCCGAAAACTTAAGTAATCCGTTGAAGGCTGGGGGAAATCTAAAATCAAGTTCTTCTCCTCATGGAGTTTTAAGCCAGAGGAGATATCATTAAGGTCCAAGAGATCAAACTGAAGATCCCACTCTGGTTCCTCTGGGAGGTCCGAGAAGACGTGGATGGCGGTGAGAGAGAGCCCCTTGGAGTCAGCAAACACAACCCGCTTCTTGGCTTGCTCGTGTGAACGCTTCCACTCATTCTGTGATTTGGCTTCCTGTTTTATATTGAGACACGGTTTCAGAGGCTTTAATTTGTTCACAAAATTTCTTCTCTGGAGGTCATCATAAGGGCCCAGGAAACTCTTCAGGGGTGGTGAATGAGCCAAGCAGAGCCTCATGGCCACATCCACTGGCATGACTGAACTTGTCAAAGGCCGTGGATCTAAAACCTGGATCATTCTGGAATACAAAAAGAAGAGGGGTTATCACCTGgatctggaatgctcttccctggtctcaagtatgtgtgtgtgtgtatatatatatatatatatatgtacatatatatatatatatatacacacacacatatatatatatgtgtgtatatatatatatatacacacacacacacacacacatactgtttCTATATTGACTAAACTATACCAGCACAGTAAATATCAGGGATGTGCTATCATatgtagtaaaataaaacagtattagACGATCAGATTTGCATCCCATGTTTGGCTGTGCCCTTGACTGACTACAAGGCCATGGGTTAACTGCCTAAAACACTTGAGCGTCTCAGTATCCCCATCTGAGAAATAAAGGGCTGGATATGATAATCTCTAATACAGCTCTCAGAACCATTTTCTCTGTtctgagccagtggttctcaaacctgtcTAGTCACAATGGCCTAGAgagttggttttctttctttttctttaatgtcaatTCCTGGGACTTACAGCCACTTGAGGCAGAACCCATCCACAGGGAGGGTAGATATTCttaaagcttcccaggtgattctaatgacCATACAGGTTCCAGAACCATGGTTCCAGACTCTCTGCTCCCTCTGGCTACTCTGCTGATTTTGCTGTTAAATTGATTACACTTCTCTGGAAAGGTAATccccttgaaaagaaaaaaaattgccataaaATTCTCATGGAACAGTTTTGAAAGTGACAAGGCTGGAAAGAATGAAGTCAGAGGATTATCTGTGCACTTTGTCACGTTCTCCCTCATTATTCACAAGTAACAAACTGAAATGCAAGTCAGCAATTCATGCACTTAAAGAAGTGCATATCCCATAATCTATATTTCATATAGAGATATTCATGACAAATCCACATTTAGgtggaaaaaactgaaaattggactttttaatatatattatatatatgaacttATAAAAAACTTAATAGGAAATACACCAAAAAGTCACTTATCTCTGTGCAGTAGGATCATTGGTGATCTATTTTCGTCTTTGTACTTTTTTGGTGTTTTCTAGTGTTTTGCAGTGGATATTTATAACTAGCAAGATAgtgaagctatttaaaaatttaaacataactATGCTCAGCAATATTAAATTAAGAAGTGCCCATCAAGTTTTTTCCTGGCCTTTCGCCCTCCGTACATATTGCCAAGCTTATGgattccccgccccccatcctTACAGGTAGGAGGCTTGTGTGTACTGTACATGACATTTCTCAATCTGGCTTCAATAACTCTTCACAGTAGCTCTAAGCACACAGGCAAATGGTCTTTAACACAAAATGGATAATAAAAGAACATTCACAGAATTTATTAGTCCTGGGATTTTTCTGGAAGGCCTACAAACTTAGAACAAACAAATCTAAGCTAAAGCTATACTTGCGAGTCTAATAATAGTTAACAGCAGGATTTTGGGAGAAGTCTTCTGCTAAGTGAGTTATGTCTGGAGGAGCTATTTAAAGTAGTTTTGTGGAAGGTTTTTTGtcttgtagttttgttttgtattttcactttttgcactTATAGAAAGACAGTTTTAGGATTTGGCAGTTTCCCTGGAATTTTAAATCCTGGCCAAGAGTTAAAAACTCATTTGCTCAAACTCCACAAGGCTGAGTTTACTATGGCAAACCGTGATAAGAAGGGTGGAGAAGGGCGAATGAAGGCAAAACATTCTACTGCAGTTCTCCCCCCAGGCTCAGCTATCCAACCAACGTCGTCAAGGTGCTGTTCCCACAAGCTGCCCCAGTGCTTTGGGACGTTTGTTCGGGATTAAGGGATAACAGTCGGAATCCAAAAGGGAATCAGAACCACAGCAGACTCACGTTAAGAGATTCTGTTTGGGGATGCTTACTACCAAAATGAGCTTTGCCTAAGAAGCACCGAGCGCATCTCCACACCTGCGAGGCTTCCCTGGGACCACAGTCAACTCAGCCATCAGCCAGCTAGCCATCCTCCGGGGTCTCCACTTGCAGTGATGCCCGAAGGACGACGCAGCCCAGCCTCCCTGCACCCGTGCGCTCCCCTCTGCTCTGAGGCGGGGAGTCTGCAGTGAACCTACCTGGTGCAGCTCATTAGGCAGAGAGGCGGCGGCGGACCGTGAAAGCCGGCTCTCCGCTGCCCGCGCAAGTTCGGACCCCGCTCCCAGGCCGTCCCAGTTCCGCCGGTAGCTCCGGCCGATTGCGGCTGCGGCGCGGGAGTGGCCGCTTATCTGCCCCGGACCACGTGAACCAGTCCCTCGCACCAATCACCGGGCGGCTGGCCCCGCGCCGCGACCAACCAGCACCCGGCTAGGGCGCGAGCCCTCGCCCAGGGAACGTGACCGCAGTGGCGCGTGGGGGAGTGCTCGGGGACTCGGCCAGCAGCTGGACCGAGCCCCGTAATGCGAACCCTGGGCGAGGGGGGCGTAGAGGCCGCACCGGGAAGCACGTAGCGggtgcaagccagggaggagagCAGCAAACCTCTCCCGGGCTGGGCGCCAGCTCGGCGGGACTGCCGGCAAGGGGATGCCTTTTTCGTCCTGAGGCGTCTGTGCACAGTTAAACCCAAGCACGCAGAGTTGTGGCTCCTTCCAAATGTATATAATACTAGAAATGTTTATATTGTTCACTGCTTGGCGCATCCACTCATTTTATCCCTCACCTTTAGCCAAAGCAATCAGAGgttggctgcatgtttttttaattagggaAAATCTAAAAATGCACCACGGGAGCGGACTAAGGCTGCTAGGAATTACCAACTTCTCTAAACAAACGTTAATAAAGCACGCTAGACCCTTAGAACGGTGGCGTGGCATTTAATTAAAAGGCACTTTGTATTTAGATCTattcttcagtttttctccttGGACGAGAAAACTAAAGCCAGAAATGAAATGGTCTTTTTTACTCATGTGGCGAGTCCGCCACACAGCCAGTGTTCGATCCAAATCCCTCAACTCAGTTCTGACGTCCTTTGGCAGTGAGGTGGaaaccaaaatgttaaaatatcacCCTGTAAATTTAATGACTCTCCCGAACCAGTTACTTTGTTTAGTTTGGGGAGTTTTTAGACCATCAGTTACaaccataaaattaaatttctaagtcgagtagaaattatttttataaaacccaCCTCCTAGCTCTCCTCTATTAACTTTGATATACACTAGtcaattaaaatgtacaaaatgtacAATGTACGATGTAAAAAAAATCCCTGTGTCTTTCAAATTACTGTCAAACACTGGAATTGTTAAAATAGTTACTGAAGAGAAAGACACCCATGCTGAGTATCACCAGGAAGGTACTTAAAGCTTGGGTTTGAATTTAAGAAGGAAACACCCAACTAGTAGCAGATCTAGCCCCTCAACTGAACCAAAACTAGCTGAAGGTGGCATAGTCCTTGGGTTTGACACTTACAAGCTACGTGAATCTTGGCAAGTTCCAGCCTCACCTTCCTCACGGTTCAAGGAGAGATAATGACATTGTTCCAAGGGTTACATAAGACTGTGATGAGAAAACTCAGCAGTGTCCAGCGCGTGTGTTCAACCCCTGGTAGTTCTCAGATCAGTACCCTCTCCctcagttttagtttttattccatTGCCACAGGTGGCCAGTGCCTGAGTTCTTATATATTAATCAATAGCTCCTGCTTGTTGGGCCTGTACTAGGTGCCAAACACTCGTTTTAAGTGTTCCATGTGTCTTAGCTATTCATCTCCCAGAACAGCCCTAAATGGTGTGTTATTAATCCCATTcgagagataaggaaactgaggcactgagaggtcAAGAAATCTACCCAGGATCTCATAAATAAGGCTGGGATTAGAACCTGACTGATGCCAGGGCAACAACCATTGCACCAGAGTGACTTCCTTTAATTCCCCATCAACAGTTAGAATGATGGGAGTGGAAGGTGCCTTAGGTATCACTGGCttcagtctgtttttcttttctttttccaaagtcttcctctcccccctcccacccccatcccacagaGGAAGAATCTAAAACTCAGAGAAGCTGAGCTGTTTGCCAGGGACTGGTTAGGTCAGAGCCCAAACAGGAACATGGGCAGAGTTTGTGCCTCTACTCACGATGAATACGTTGAACTAAAAAAGTGGGTATTGCCAATTAAAGTtatggagaaatataaaataatgactgTATTGTGATCCCATTTTAGAGGGAAAATGTGCCTGCATAGAAAATAGAATATGTTCTACCCAAATGTTAACAGTGCTTATTTTTGGATGGTCAGATTAtgagtaattaaaattttcttggggcatctgggtggctcagtcagttaagtgtccaacttcggctcaagtcatgatctcgcggttcatgggttcaagccccacatcgggctctgtgctgtcagctcagagcctggagcctgctttggattctgtctctctgtctctctgtctccctgtctctctcgctctctgcccctcccccacttgcactctgtctctctcaaaaataaataaacattaaaaaaataaaatcaataaaatgttctTTGTAATTTTGCTTCTTcgtatctttaaatttttctaccaTGAACAAGGACTTTTTCTATAACCAAGAAATCATTCTTAAAGGACTTTAAAACTTCCACATTCAACTAATCTATATAGCCTACCTACTAGGTCCCAAGAACCGTGTTGGAGGCTTTCACATGCTTATGCCATTTACTCACACAGTCCTTTTGAGTTTATGCTTGTTTCCATTCATGctgccttctctcctgccccctggTGCTGACTCATGCCATGAAATCTGCCTCTCTGAAGTCCTTAAAATAGAAATCAGGAAAACAGGCTTTCTCCAAAGAGGAGTCAAAACTCAGTAAGCCTCTAAACTGGATTCAGCTCACACCCCACTTTGCAAACATCCCTGTAAGAGAACAATCCGGGTGCAGGTGTGAAGGTGCAATTGTTGTTGCCGACAGTAACAGTAATTAAAGAAACAGTGGTTAAAATGGTTAAAGAAAGTGCAAGACACCACCTCAGACATGTGTGGTATCACAGGTGAGGTGAAGAAGAAGGGAACAAATAAGACAGGATGCACTTGGCCTCTCTAATCTGTTGGGAAGAAGGATATAAAGTAAAAAGACCAGTAACCAGGTTGGCTAAGTGGAAAATGGGTCATATGAACATTATATACATTTGTTGTATGTACATTAGGACTTGAGAGAAAGGAGTGGCCTTTAGAGGCCAGGACGTGTATGGTGACTGCAGGGAGAATAATTTGGCTAGAAGTGTGCATTCTAGCTGGAGGGTACACTGGGGGACGGGTCAAAGGAAAGAGAACCTTAactgttaaaagtaaaaagaaaatctcctagACTGTCTTGAAGAAAATTAGAGATGTGAGTGCAAAGCaattaaatgagcaaataatGAAATAACAATCTAAGTGTAAAGGAGAAATCATTCCTTGTGTTGATGGTGACATCTCCAGATTGCTTCAGGTTCTCCATATTCATTGAAGGATTAGAGCGAAGAAAACGTGTCGGAAAGGactatggggggtgggggggacttaAAGTCACCACTGAAGAGCATTTTGAATATGAATATTATGGAAGATGGGCGAGGGGATGAGTGGTACCGAGGAAGGATAGAAACTAGCCAAAATGTACTAAGTAGGAAATGTCAGCATAAGAAACCTCAAAATGAGAAGGAAtattctggggggaaaaagataGTAATGACATACTAGCCCTAGTAgctaaaaaatgtattataaatttagtgtttttcaaatttggtATTGGTGCATGAATGAAGAATCCAATCAAAATAGGGGtgctgcgtggctcagtcagctgagcgtctgactcttggtttcagctgaactcatggtttgtgggtttgagcccggcatagggctctgtgctggcagtgcggatcgtgcttgggattctctttttctccttctcttgcctctctctctctgccttcatgtgttctctttctctctctttctctctccttctctctctctttctcgctctcaaatacataaataaataagcttaaaaaaaaagaatccgatcaaaataaagggcatacaaatcagaaaggaagaaataaaattgtaccTATTTGCAGATCACACGATGGCATATGTAGAAAGCCccaaagacttcaccaaaaaaaacccgttagaactaataaatgaattcagtaaagttgcaggggacaaaatcaatatgcaaaaatctgttgcatttctacacaatAACAGTAAGCtaacaataataacaaactatcagaaagagaaattaagaaagtgttcccatttataattgtatcaaaaagaataagatacctaagaataactTTATCCAGAGAGATGAAAGAGCTGTACCGTGAAAACGGTAAGACACTaatgaaagacactgaagaagacaccacaaaatggaaagatattccatgctcatggattggaagaactcctttcattaaaatgttcatactacccaaagcaacctacagattcaatacaacccctatcaaaattccaatggcatttttcacagaaataggacaATCCTAAAATTAGTGTTGAACCGCAAAAAAACAGCAAATAggcaaagtaatcttgagaaagaacaaaggtggaggcatcacactccctgatttcaaactacattacaatatagtaattaaaacagtatggtactggcataaaaacaggcacatggatcaatggaacagaatagagagacgAGACATAAACctacatatatatggtcaattaatttatgacaaagaagccaagaatacacaatggggaaaggacagtgtcTACagtaaatagtgttgggaaaactggacggctgCATATAAAAGGAtgaactggaccaccttcttataccatgtacaaaagttaactcaaaatggattgaagacttgagtataagacctgaaaccataaaacttctagaagaaaagataGTAAGCCTCTTGACCTCAgtcttggaaataatttttggttttggatttgacacaaaagcaaaggcaacaaaagcaaaaataaaccagtgaGACTACACCAAcctaaaaaggttctgcacagcaaaggaaatgaatgacGTGAAATGAGAAGGAGCCTACCtaatgagaggaaatatttgcaaatatgatgtgtatctgataatgggttaatattcaaaatatatacagaactcttacaactcaataaaagtaaaaaaacaaaacaacaacagcaaaatactctaaaaaatgggctgagaatctgaatagacattttttcaaagaagatgtCTGAATGGCCAAAAGGTACACAAAAtggtgctcaacatcatcagggaaatgcaaatcaaaaccacaagcaGCAGCTCATAcctgctggtgaggatgtggaggaaagagaactctgtgcgttgttggtgggaatgtgaattggtgcagccactatggaaaacagtgtggaagttcctcaagaagttaaaaatagaactaccatataatttGGCGATCCTACTTCcaagtatttatctgaagaaaatgaaaagactaactcaaaaagatatctgcaccctcatgttcattgcggcagtattcacaatagccaaggtaagGGAACAACCAAAGTGCAGATGAAtaaagatggataaataaattatttcacacgcgcacacacacacacagtggaatattattcagccataaaaaagaatgaaatccagtCATTTGTGGCAATGTGCAGGGACCTTGAgggtgttatgttaagtgaaataagtccataagtcggacagagaaagacaaatactggatgATCTTGCTtttatgtggaatcaaaaaaaaaaaaaaagcagagctcatagattcaaagaacaaattggtggttaccaaaggtgaggagtgggggatgggagaaatcGATGAAAGGTGTCAAAAggcacaagcttccagttatagaaataagtcatggagatgtaatgtacaacatggtaactatagttaataatactacattgtatatttgaaagttgctgaaagtaaatcttaaaagttctcgtCAGAAGAAAAAacttgtaactatgtgtggtgatggatattaactagacttactgtgggcattttacaatatatacaaatatcaaatcattatattgtacacctgaaactaatataatgttatatgtcaattatgcctcaattaaaaaatcaaaagtaaataatcatttGGCACATGGCAAAAAAGAATCAGGTCAGTGAGATTAAAGAGTCCATAAATGGACCTACTTAACATATGTTACAGGTGGGCATGTCTAATAAAAGGAGGGGAAGAATTGATTGTTCAATAACTGGGCAGCTAGCTGTCCATTTTGGAGGGGGTGGGAATGGAAGGACGTGTACAAGAAATTGTTTTTAGTTCATGCCCCTGTGGAAGGGGACTTCACAGTAACATGCACGAATAAGGCAGCTCCAAAGGAAATTCTGTAAGGGGACTACCAGCCTGATTCAACTTGCTCTGGGCACTGTCATTTTTGTGACttggagaattttctttttaactcggGGCTTATAGGAAAACACTGGGGCAAGGACTGAATCTACTCAGTAAGAGAACACTGATAGACTGTATACTCCTAAGTTCTATTCTTCCCTGTATCCACTTCCTCCTTTCTAAAAagctagaggggtgcctgggtggctcattcggttaagcatctgactcttgatttcgacttaagtcattatctcacagttcatgagattgagccccacatcgagctctgtgctgacaactctgagctggcttgggactctctctgtccctctctctctgcccatcccccatgtGCATgaatgctctctcactctctcaaataaacactttttaaaattaaaaaaaaaaaataagctggaTAAATCCCTCTGTGGACATGGCTGACTGGGTTCATCTATGCTGGGTGGGTCTGATGCTCTGTTTTCATTGCTCTGTTTGGGCTGGGGTGTGCAACCTTTCGTTTCGGTCCCATATTTTGCTAAATCTTAGCATTCTGAATCATTGTGACTCTGCATCTTGATTCTTTGCTTGCAAACTCAAAAAGCCCATGGGATGCAGCAGCTCTCTGTCTAACCACAATTTATTCACCAGGCTCATTTTGCCTAGAGACAGATATTTTTCTGCTCTGTCATCTAGTGTCTGGATTCAGCTATGAACTATGGTTATTGGAGTTTTAAAGTACTTTTGGCAGAAGTAATCCAAACTGAAAACAGATCCCTGATTTATAACATACCACAATACTTCCTTTCTTATATGTTAAATTAAACATCTCTTGCCATCTACTCCCcgacatacacacaaacacatcacatcaccccacccccaccccactctggaTATAATTCTTAATGACTACTAGCTCCAAGGGATATTCAAAACTCtataccctttttaaaaattgttaaggggcgcctgggtggcgcagtcggttaagcgtctgacttcagccaggtcacgatctcgcggtccgtgagttcgagccccgcgtcaggctctgggctgatggctcagagcctggagcctgtttccgattctgtgtctccctctctctctgcccctcccccgttcatgctctgtctctctctgtcccaaaaataaaaataaataaaataaaaaataaaaaaataaaaaaaaaattgttaaatgtttttatttacttgggggggggggtgcagagagagagggagacacagaatccaaagcaggctccaggctctgagctctcagcacagagcctaacatggggcttgaacccaagagccatgagatcatgacctgagctaaagttggacacttaaccaactgaggctcccaggtgcccctattccctTTTTTAACTAGAATGCTGTAGCATCTCCCCTACCCATATATAGTCAAAGCAGATTTGGCCCAAGCTATGGCTTTGCATCTATCAGAGAATTATTTCTGTTTAGCTGCTATATGCCTAGGAAGTGGTGAAAAGTTCCAACTGTGGGGTGGGCGGCAGTTGGGAGAGAGTGAACAATTTCCCAGATCCTACTGAGTCAACTGTTCTTACCAGAGCTTTCATAGGTCATCTGAAGTGTAGTAAGTCCTCTAGAATGGCAGCCACGACCTTGAAAACATGTTTCAAAGCCCACTTCCTCCAAGCGTTAGTTAATCtattagtaaaatattaatttttttttaatgaacaactGTTAAACTGTTAAGTCACTTGGTAAAATTAGAAGTTATTTGAGACCACCAAGAGGAagacaaaatattccaaaattccttcatttttcctaTCAAAAAACCCTCTCCTGTCGTGGAAAGTGAGAATGTTGAGAAAAAAGCATTAGGTCTTGCTTTCTTGTACACACTGAGCTTTCATTGTTACAGAGTTTTGGAGCTCAATTAGTGattaaaagaggttttttttt comes from the Panthera uncia isolate 11264 chromosome D2, Puncia_PCG_1.0, whole genome shotgun sequence genome and includes:
- the PPP1R3C gene encoding protein phosphatase 1 regulatory subunit 3C; this encodes MSCTRMIQVLDPRPLTSSVMPVDVAMRLCLAHSPPLKSFLGPYDDLQRRNFVNKLKPLKPCLNIKQEAKSQNEWKRSHEQAKKRVVFADSKGLSLTAIHVFSDLPEEPEWDLQFDLLDLNDISSGLKLHEEKNLILDFPQPSTDYLSFRNHFQKNFVCLENCSLQERTVAGTVKVKNMSFEKKVQIRITFDTWKSYTDVDCVYMKNVYGGSDSDTFSFAIDLPSIIPTEEKIEFCISYHANGQVFWDNNEGQNYRIVHVQWKPDGVQTQMAPQDCAFHQVPPKTESESSIFGSPRLASGLFPEWQSWGRMENLASYR